The following are from one region of the Zymoseptoria tritici IPO323 chromosome 13, whole genome shotgun sequence genome:
- a CDS encoding uncharacterized protein (conserved hypothetical protein, unknown function, similarto gi|171676304|ref|XP_001903105.1| unnamed protein product [Podospora anserina]) — MKFSTIATLLPVLASAAKFSKEEYVSGKVHMKHMEAKEASWATKRAAGKFISKKWNGHKAAKVQCNKDGLAVAVKGDPLQTFKCKGIDMYDFKSHAEMGSPTGEGSGSWGWTYMGREFMAIGQSDGAAFVEISKSGSLVYLGRLPQQSTPIIWREIKVNGNYLIVGSEAVDHDIQIFDLRKLLTINPLQPKTFDPKTDLTGLFTDLPTGRSHNVVVNEELNYAVAVGAAPRTSACGGGLIFINLDDPSKPYSEGCAPQDGYVHDAQCIVYRGPDTRYNGKDICYGYNEDTLTIYDVTNKTGPQAAKVISRTPYVGATYTHQGWVNDPMWQTRLILDDEIDEEERSGPAADQFPVSYIFDITDLEKPVNTGFYKTKVKGIDHNQYIYDGLAYQSNYGAGLRVLDVSTIEEDSTGAGIEEVAFFDVYPEDDALPGGGIVDYVGTWSHYTFPSGWIVVNTIERGAFLLKMNGFKGRGFGKRHIKRT; from the exons ATGAAGTTCTCTACTATTGCTACGCTCCTACCCGTGCTGGCCTCGGCCGCCAAATTCTCCAAAGAGGAGTATGTCAGCGGAAAAGTCCACATGAAGCACATGGAAGCCAAGGAG GCATCCTGGGCCACCAAACGTGCTGCTGGCAAGTTCATCTCCAAGAAGTGGAACGGCCACAAAGCGGCCAAAGTCCAATGCAACAAAGATGGTCTCGCCGTTGCCGTCAAGGGTGACCCGTTGCAGACTTTCAAGTGCAAGGGCATCGACATGTACGACTTCAAGTCGCATGCGGAGATGGGTAGTCCCACTGGTGAAGGCTCGGGTAGTTGGGGTTGGACATATATGGGGAGAGAGTTCATGGCCATCGGACAGAGCGATGGTGCGGCTTTTGTCGAG ATCAGTAAGTCCGGATCGCTGGTCTACCTCGGCCGCCTGCCGCAACAATCAACCCCCATCATCTGGCGAGAAATCAAGGTCAACGGCAACTACTTGATTGTCGGCTCCGAGGCCGTCGACCACGACATTCAGATCTTTGATCTTCGCAAGCTCTTGACTATCAACCCTCTTCAGCCTAAGACCTTTGACCCAAAGACAGACCTCACTGGCTTGTTCACCGACCTTCCTACCGGTCGCAGCCACAACGTTGTTGTCAACGAGGAGCTCAACTATGCTGTAGCTGTTGGAGCTGCACCCAGGACCTCTGCTTGCGGTGGAGGTCTCATCTTCATTAACCTCGACGATCCATCCAAGCCCTACTCCGAAGGTTGCGCTCCTCAAGACGGCTACGTCCACGACGCCCAATGCATCGTCTACCGCGGTCCCGACACTCGCTACAACGGCAAGGACATTTGCTACGGCTACAATGAAGACACCCTGACCATCTACGACGTAACCAACAAAACCGGTCCTCAAGCCGCAAAGGTCATCTCCCGCACGCCTTACGTTGGAGCAACCTATACGCACCAAGGCTGGGTCAACGATCCAATGTGGCAGACCCGCCTGATCTTGGATGACgagatcgacgaggaagaacgCTCCGGTCCGGCGGCTGATCAATTCCCTGTGAGCTACATCTTCGACATCACCGACTTGGAGAAGCCGGTCAACACGGGTTTCTACAAGACGAAAGTCAAGGGTATCGATCACAACCAGTACATCTACGACGGTCTTGCTTACCAGTCGAACTACGGAGCTGGTCTTCGTGTCTTGGATGTGAGCACTATCGAGGAGGATTCGACTGGTGCTGGCATTGAGGAAGTGGCATTCTTTGATGTGTATCCCGAGGATGATGCGCTGCCAGGTGGCGGAATCGTGGACTATGTCGGAACGTGGAGTCATTACACCTTTCCAAGTGGATGGATCGTCGTGAACACGATTGAGCGCGGAGCATTCTTGCTGAAGATGAACGGTTTCAAGGGCCGTGGCTTCGGGAAGAGGCATATCAAGAGGACATAG